A region of the Microcystis aeruginosa FD4 genome:
AATTAGGTAATTGAGCAGATGAAAATCGGTAAAACCCTACACCCCACACCCCACACCCCACACCCTACCCCCACCGAAAAACTTTTTCAGCAGCCCCTATTTAAATCTAGGGTTGATCTAGCCTATGCTAAAAAGAGGGGGATTAAAATCGCTCCTAGACTTTAATTGCAAATTTAGGATACTGCACAGATGGGCAATCTATTTGATGATGTCAGTCGCTTTCTTGAAACCCAACTGGAAGAATTTCTCAAAAGTCATCCCCAATTAGAATTACAGGCGCTGGTGGAACAACTGCGCGAACAGGAGCGCGATACTGCTAAACTGATTAGCGCCCTAGAAAATGAGCGTCAACGTCTCGAACAGCAAATTTTGGCCACTGCCCAAGATATCCAAACTTGGCACGCTAGAATTGATAAGGCTAAGGCCGCTGGACGGCAGGACTTGGCTAAGGCTGCCAGTGAACGCGAGGCGGCCCTATTTCGTCAGGGTAATCAACTTTGGGGACGGATGGAAGGAGTGAAAAAACGTCTGAGTCAATCCCAAGAGTTACTGCAACAAGTCCAACAACGTCGTCAAGAAGTGCAAATTAAAGCCGAAAAAGCCCCTAAAAATCAGTCCCGTGACTGGGAAACCACTTTTTGGGATCAACCCCAAGAATCGGACTATCAGCGCTCGAACTACGATAATCTCGATCTAAAATTTAAAGAATGGGAAATGGAAGAAGAATTGAAAAAATTAAAGCGAGAAATGGGACGATAATTTTTCAGTGAACAGTGAACAGTAAACAGTAAACTGATAACTCACATCTGATAACTGATCACTGATAACTGATCACTGATAACTGATCACTGAAATCCCCAAAACCCAAAACCTAAAAATTCCCCAGAATTGTTCCTCTTAGAAAACGATGGCATCTCAAGCACAAAATCCTGAAAATCAACCCTCCTCTACCCTCGAAGAAATCCGGGCTGCTCGTTTAGAAAAAGTGGCAGGATTGCAAAAAGCTGGCTTAAATCCCTACGCTTACCAGTGGAAATCTACCGCTCACGCTCAAAAATTACAAGAGCAGTACGCTGACTTAGCACCCGGGGAAGAAATTAGCACCGAAGTAGCAATTGCTGGTCGGATTATTGCCCGAAGAATTATGGGTAAACTAGCCTTTTTTAACCTGCAAGATGAAACGGGAACGATTCAATTATACCTCGATAAAAAACGCATTAGTGAAACCATGGTCGCCGTGCCGAATGCCTTTAACACGGTGATTAAATTAACCGATACAGGCGATATTTTAGGGGCAAAAGGGACGATTAAACGCACAGAACGCGGCGAATTATCTATCTATGTAAACCAGTACGAAATTCTCACCAAATCCCTTTTACCTCTCCCGGATAAATGGCACGGTTTAACCGATGTAGAAAAGCGTTATCGACAAAGATATGTGGATTTAATTGTTAATCCTGAAGTGCGACAAACTTTTCGCCGTCGCGCCCAAATTACCGCCGCTATTCGCAAATATTTAGACCAAGAAGGTTTTATTGAAATTGAAACTCCCGTGCTACAAAGTGAAGCGGGAGGAGCCGATGCTAGACCGTTTATCACCTATCATAATACGCTGGAGATGGAGTTATATCTCCGCATTGCCACCGAATTACATCTAAAAAGATTGATAGTCGGTGGTTTTGAAAAAGTCTTCGAGTTAGGCAGAATTTTTCGCAATGAGGGTGTTTCTACTAAACACAACCCCGAGTTTACTTCCATCGAAATCTATCAGGCCTACGCTGATTATTATGACATGATGGAGTTAACCGAAAACATTATTGTTAATGCCGCACAAGATGTTTTAGGTACGCTAAAAATCACCTATCAAGACAGGGAAATTAACCTAACTCCCCCTTGGCGACGAGTGACTATGCACGAATTAGTCCAAGAAATAACTGGGGTTGACTTGAATAGTTTTGATGATTTCGATTCGGCTCGTATTGCCGCAGAAAATGCCGGCATTGGCGTTCCAGAGGACTGTAAAACCATCGGTAAGCTCTTAAATGAAGCTTTTGAACAAAAAGTCGAAGAAACCCTAATACAGCCCACTTTTGTGCTAGATTTCCCCGTGGAAATTTCGCCCTTAGCTAAACCCCATCGCTCAAAAACTGACCTCGTAGAAAGATTTGAATTATATGTGGTTGGACGGGAATTGGCTAATAGTTTTTCTGAGTTAACCGATCCCATCGACCAACGGCAAAGATTGGAAGCACAGGCACTCAAAAAAGCGGCTGGAGATTTGGA
Encoded here:
- a CDS encoding TIGR04376 family protein, with product MGNLFDDVSRFLETQLEEFLKSHPQLELQALVEQLREQERDTAKLISALENERQRLEQQILATAQDIQTWHARIDKAKAAGRQDLAKAASEREAALFRQGNQLWGRMEGVKKRLSQSQELLQQVQQRRQEVQIKAEKAPKNQSRDWETTFWDQPQESDYQRSNYDNLDLKFKEWEMEEELKKLKREMGR
- the lysS gene encoding lysine--tRNA ligase; translation: MASQAQNPENQPSSTLEEIRAARLEKVAGLQKAGLNPYAYQWKSTAHAQKLQEQYADLAPGEEISTEVAIAGRIIARRIMGKLAFFNLQDETGTIQLYLDKKRISETMVAVPNAFNTVIKLTDTGDILGAKGTIKRTERGELSIYVNQYEILTKSLLPLPDKWHGLTDVEKRYRQRYVDLIVNPEVRQTFRRRAQITAAIRKYLDQEGFIEIETPVLQSEAGGADARPFITYHNTLEMELYLRIATELHLKRLIVGGFEKVFELGRIFRNEGVSTKHNPEFTSIEIYQAYADYYDMMELTENIIVNAAQDVLGTLKITYQDREINLTPPWRRVTMHELVQEITGVDLNSFDDFDSARIAAENAGIGVPEDCKTIGKLLNEAFEQKVEETLIQPTFVLDFPVEISPLAKPHRSKTDLVERFELYVVGRELANSFSELTDPIDQRQRLEAQALKKAAGDLEAQGVDEDFLTALEYGMPPTGGLGIGIDRLIMLLTDSASIRDVIAFPLLKSQSTAIKSFDYDEDKKILKVEFNHGGIYLYHDLPLAVYKDFQSAPSKGQFFVGQIRDKYSFDKEL